In Sandaracinus amylolyticus, the following proteins share a genomic window:
- a CDS encoding sigma-54 interaction domain-containing protein: MQYVENSSYTIDSESPGDLEPRSSVNSFGTLVGTSEVMQRVFARLERAAPSDATILLTGETGTGKEAAVESIHERGARSEGPFVVVDCSAIPSTLLESELFGHERGAFTGAGAQRIGALEAANGGTLFLDEVGELPIDLQPKLLRVLESRRVKRVGAHAYLPFNVRVIAATNRDLRDEVAARRFRADLYYRLAVVEIQLPPLRERLEDIPILVEHLLSSRHGVVPAFIQSRQFLESLQRYEWPGNVRELRNYLERCVTLNEAAPLGAGARSERDTESTAARAPLEIDPDRPYRKQRDEWLREFEVRYLECLIAKHGGNITAAARSAELDRAYLYRLLWRNQMR; the protein is encoded by the coding sequence GTGCAGTACGTCGAGAATAGTTCATACACGATCGACTCCGAATCCCCGGGTGACCTCGAGCCGCGCTCGAGCGTGAACTCCTTCGGAACGCTCGTCGGAACCTCGGAAGTCATGCAGCGCGTTTTCGCGCGGCTCGAGCGTGCTGCACCGTCCGACGCAACAATTCTTCTGACCGGCGAGACTGGAACGGGGAAGGAAGCCGCCGTGGAGTCCATCCACGAGCGCGGTGCGCGCTCGGAAGGACCGTTCGTGGTGGTGGACTGCAGTGCGATTCCGTCGACTCTCCTCGAGAGCGAGCTGTTCGGGCACGAGCGCGGAGCGTTCACCGGCGCGGGCGCTCAGCGCATCGGAGCGCTCGAGGCCGCCAACGGAGGCACGTTGTTCCTCGACGAGGTCGGCGAGCTTCCGATCGACCTCCAGCCGAAGCTCTTGCGCGTGCTCGAGAGTCGCCGCGTGAAGCGAGTTGGGGCGCACGCGTACCTGCCCTTCAACGTTCGCGTCATCGCGGCGACGAATCGCGATCTCCGCGACGAGGTTGCGGCTCGACGATTCCGCGCCGACCTCTATTACCGGCTCGCAGTGGTGGAGATTCAGCTTCCGCCGCTGCGGGAGCGTCTCGAGGACATCCCGATCCTGGTGGAGCATCTGCTCTCCTCGCGTCACGGCGTGGTGCCCGCGTTCATTCAATCGCGGCAATTCCTGGAAAGCCTCCAGCGATACGAATGGCCGGGCAATGTCCGCGAGCTGCGCAACTACCTCGAGCGCTGCGTCACGCTGAACGAGGCCGCGCCTCTCGGCGCCGGTGCGCGATCGGAGCGCGATACCGAATCGACGGCCGCCCGCGCCCCGCTCGAGATCGATCCCGATCGCCCCTATCGGAAGCAGCGCGACGAATGGCTGCGCGAGTTCGAGGTACGTTATCTTGAGTGCCTGATCGCGAAGCACGGCGGCAACATCACCGCCGCCGCGCGCAGCGCCGAGCTCGACCGCGCGTACCTCTACCGTCTCCTCTGGCGCAACCAGATGCGCTGA
- a CDS encoding FG-GAP repeat domain-containing protein gives MLPSLQCAFERAPTGDPMPNAISIRHTPLVANLGIPSADPTEPTHASIVYVGVPSTAGCTGQGVLRVLDGDDCRQQAVFYDGAWLLHPSVTPAIGDLDPEAHNGPEIIAAAASGGLVAFNVDSVGGTTSITRRWSTTLSDEETPDRWGPSEWGRPNDCLWGGVSLYDLNDDGVPEVFFEGAVWDSDGVRITTVVDQSTPSVSYPVIATNGAAMVIGDFDSDGKAEVVAGNYTWEYDRANRRFVRDDVYRWGVGVPSGYVAVAELAEVPGRPANEPEIVVVMNGSVFVTTLEGQGGLGGTALATIVLEGNEPTLRYTGGPPTVADFDGLPGVEIGVAGGIAYEVFKLEPATGGGFELRQLWSQVAQDQSSNRTGSSVFDFNYDGRAEVVYADECFARVYDGRNGDVLFSQGRASWTWLENQVVANVDGDSPAEFVVGSSDRCASGAGGPACPLVDPIDRGVRCELDSHCPTGGVCDQGFCRCDSNTECPANYLCSAPLEGTPGGTGNVCRAQHVGCEPGIRIYEGANGLWASSRPIWNQHAYHVTNVGDDGVIPRTSETRPYWLTPRLNSFRQNVQRLPDSTEPSADVTVQSISAYCGDTSATTDLSATICNRGNQDLEDGIAVSFYAVGADGESRTPGCEVTIATLDSGQCTRVECAASLDASGLFEVEAEDQSGEEECEVANNSLRTFGQCVE, from the coding sequence ATGCTGCCGTCGCTCCAGTGCGCCTTCGAGCGCGCGCCGACGGGCGATCCCATGCCGAATGCGATTAGCATCCGTCACACCCCCCTCGTAGCGAATCTGGGCATTCCTTCCGCCGACCCGACGGAGCCCACGCACGCGAGCATCGTGTACGTCGGGGTCCCCTCCACTGCGGGTTGTACAGGTCAAGGGGTCCTCCGCGTCCTCGATGGCGACGACTGCCGGCAGCAGGCAGTTTTCTACGACGGAGCGTGGCTGTTGCACCCATCAGTCACACCGGCAATCGGTGACCTCGATCCCGAGGCTCACAACGGCCCCGAGATCATCGCCGCGGCTGCGAGCGGCGGCCTCGTGGCGTTCAACGTGGACAGCGTCGGCGGAACGACTTCGATCACCCGAAGGTGGAGCACCACCCTTTCTGACGAAGAAACGCCGGACAGGTGGGGGCCGTCCGAGTGGGGTCGCCCCAATGACTGCCTGTGGGGCGGCGTGTCGCTGTACGACCTGAACGACGACGGTGTTCCGGAGGTGTTCTTCGAGGGCGCGGTGTGGGATTCGGACGGAGTTCGAATCACGACCGTGGTCGATCAGAGCACTCCTTCGGTCTCGTATCCCGTCATTGCCACCAACGGCGCGGCGATGGTGATCGGTGATTTCGACAGCGATGGAAAAGCCGAAGTCGTCGCTGGCAACTACACGTGGGAGTACGATCGCGCCAATCGTCGATTCGTCCGTGACGACGTCTACCGATGGGGCGTCGGTGTGCCCTCTGGTTACGTGGCCGTCGCCGAGCTGGCCGAGGTTCCCGGCCGGCCTGCGAACGAGCCCGAGATCGTCGTGGTGATGAACGGTTCGGTGTTCGTGACCACGCTCGAAGGTCAGGGTGGGCTCGGGGGCACCGCCCTCGCGACGATCGTTCTTGAGGGTAACGAGCCTACCCTCCGATACACGGGAGGCCCGCCCACGGTCGCTGACTTCGATGGTCTCCCCGGAGTCGAGATCGGCGTCGCCGGCGGGATCGCCTACGAGGTGTTCAAGCTCGAACCGGCGACCGGCGGTGGCTTCGAGCTGCGGCAACTGTGGTCGCAAGTCGCGCAGGATCAGTCGAGCAACCGCACGGGATCGTCGGTGTTCGACTTCAACTACGATGGCCGAGCCGAGGTCGTGTACGCAGACGAATGCTTCGCACGCGTGTACGACGGCCGGAATGGCGACGTGCTCTTCTCACAGGGCCGTGCTTCGTGGACCTGGCTGGAGAACCAGGTTGTCGCGAACGTCGATGGCGATTCCCCCGCGGAGTTCGTCGTGGGCTCGAGCGATCGCTGTGCCTCCGGCGCCGGGGGGCCCGCCTGCCCTCTCGTCGATCCGATCGATCGCGGCGTGCGGTGCGAGCTGGACAGCCACTGCCCGACCGGCGGCGTGTGTGATCAAGGGTTCTGCCGTTGTGACAGCAACACGGAGTGCCCCGCGAACTACCTGTGCTCGGCGCCGCTCGAGGGCACACCCGGAGGGACTGGCAACGTGTGCCGCGCTCAGCACGTGGGCTGCGAACCCGGAATTCGGATCTACGAAGGTGCCAATGGTCTGTGGGCCAGCTCGCGTCCGATCTGGAACCAGCACGCGTATCACGTGACCAACGTCGGCGACGACGGCGTAATCCCTCGCACGAGTGAGACCAGGCCGTACTGGCTGACCCCGAGGCTTAATAGTTTCCGTCAGAACGTGCAGCGCCTCCCCGACTCGACGGAGCCCAGCGCCGATGTGACGGTTCAATCGATCTCTGCGTACTGCGGCGATACGAGTGCGACGACCGACCTGTCGGCGACCATCTGCAACCGCGGCAACCAAGATCTCGAAGATGGGATCGCGGTGTCGTTCTACGCGGTAGGCGCGGATGGCGAATCCCGCACTCCCGGGTGTGAGGTGACGATCGCGACGCTCGACTCGGGTCAATGCACGCGGGTGGAGTGCGCGGCGTCTCTTGACGCGAGCGGACTCTTCGAAGTCGAAGCAGAGGATCAGTCGGGCGAGGAGGAGTGCGAAGTGGCCAACAACAGCTTGCGTACCTTCGGACAGTGCGTCGAGTGA
- a CDS encoding TfoX/Sxy family protein yields MSTPKYADLEALRSLLEDASIPLPKVAQRRMFGCDGFFAGDEIYGLIWKAGRIGLKLPDRAHYEELLATPGAVPWTAGERTMAHWILVPPTFHDDPVCLAAWTKRAHTAALAGPQAKPSKLKRTTATMDAAKKPAKRPAGKAKNKKPRT; encoded by the coding sequence ATGTCAACCCCGAAATACGCTGACCTCGAAGCGCTCCGCAGTCTCCTTGAAGACGCCTCTATTCCGCTCCCGAAGGTCGCCCAGAGGCGGATGTTCGGCTGCGATGGCTTCTTCGCAGGAGATGAGATCTACGGTCTCATCTGGAAAGCGGGCCGGATCGGTCTGAAGTTGCCCGATCGAGCTCACTACGAGGAGCTTTTGGCGACCCCTGGGGCCGTCCCCTGGACTGCAGGCGAACGGACAATGGCCCACTGGATTCTCGTCCCTCCGACATTTCATGACGATCCCGTGTGCCTCGCCGCATGGACCAAGAGAGCCCACACTGCCGCGCTCGCCGGGCCGCAGGCAAAGCCGAGCAAGCTCAAGCGCACAACGGCAACGATGGACGCGGCGAAGAAGCCCGCGAAGCGGCCGGCCGGCAAAGCGAAGAATAAAAAGCCGCGGACCTAG
- a CDS encoding VOC family protein, whose protein sequence is MSIESLIPCVLTNRIEETRAFYLEHFGLELTWDSEHYIGFRSRDAKRPFQLAFRAPHPGEPTFAGGLSYAFEVADVDKEHARLTREGVRVLGAPKDNPWGDRSFVVLDPNGVGLYVNQPIPVAAEMAAFVRS, encoded by the coding sequence ATGTCGATCGAGTCGCTGATTCCCTGTGTCCTCACCAATCGGATCGAAGAGACGCGCGCGTTCTACCTCGAGCACTTCGGGCTCGAGCTGACCTGGGACTCCGAGCACTACATCGGCTTCCGTTCACGCGACGCGAAGCGCCCCTTCCAGCTCGCGTTCCGCGCCCCGCACCCCGGAGAACCGACCTTCGCAGGTGGCTTGAGCTACGCGTTCGAGGTCGCCGATGTGGACAAGGAGCACGCGCGGCTCACGCGCGAAGGCGTGCGCGTCCTCGGCGCGCCGAAGGATAACCCGTGGGGCGATCGCTCGTTCGTCGTGCTCGACCCGAATGGGGTCGGGCTCTACGTGAACCAGCCCATCCCCGTCGCGGCCGAGATGGCGGCGTTCGTGCGAAGCTGA
- a CDS encoding winged helix-turn-helix transcriptional regulator has product MTTYERALGVRALRLLDVTPTEIARRTGLSLSTVKRSLQALERLPVPAIDAWRDGRLAWRDVRSPPQRPEAWVEALTRTRASVERGELSPEDEERARKPAVGVRLIRRWLRAVIEWERRQAFPPNTYEAGVAAGKRELLEKLEAVCSGATVEDEIGLLSPPRPRRRRRHRRP; this is encoded by the coding sequence ATGACGACGTACGAGCGCGCGCTCGGCGTGCGTGCGCTGCGCCTGCTGGACGTGACGCCGACCGAAATCGCGCGCCGCACCGGCCTGTCGCTGTCGACGGTGAAGCGGAGCCTTCAAGCGCTGGAACGCTTGCCGGTGCCTGCGATCGACGCGTGGCGCGATGGGCGGCTTGCGTGGCGCGACGTGCGCAGCCCTCCGCAGCGACCGGAGGCGTGGGTCGAGGCGCTCACGCGGACACGAGCGTCGGTCGAGCGAGGCGAGCTCTCGCCGGAGGACGAGGAGAGAGCACGCAAGCCCGCCGTCGGTGTGCGGCTCATCCGCCGTTGGCTCCGCGCCGTGATCGAATGGGAGAGAAGGCAAGCCTTCCCGCCGAACACGTACGAGGCAGGCGTGGCCGCCGGGAAACGCGAGCTGCTCGAGAAGCTCGAGGCCGTGTGCAGCGGCGCAACGGTCGAAGACGAGATCGGTCTGCTTTCGCCGCCGCGTCCTCGTCGGCGCCGGCGTCATCGCCGTCCTTGA
- the istA gene encoding IS21 family transposase, with translation MLFGTVAVSGADGRGAGDMLPLLKRHEIQVLLSVGIPLEVIEERTGASIATIKRIRDEAPVEHVDDRAEHRKRGIGRPSKTAPFADDVRAWLEEEPELPTQELLRRALDKGYDGGKSAFYALVAASRPARTAPVVRFEGLPGELSQHDFGHVDVRFVDGTKKRVHFFASRLKYSRFVAVTLVPNERVETLVRTLVRHFNEFGRVPLLAVFDRPRTIVSKSGPGREVEQFNTTFAEVMLELGVGAEMCAPRSGNQKGSVEQLVKWVKSSFFKWRKFADERDLEAQLAAWVRQVNFETPSRATSEIPEARRQKELPRLRPVRLTPETLALRVPVFVGPTAEVMFEGRAYSMPPQAANVPGTAFVYEDRLRIVAGRYEAEHVRGKPGDPPASLPQHRADKLAAVHGARARLYEMREQLLRLGPDALALLTALTHRAPTRSAEHVERLYALYEEHDDDAMRAAISRAVVRGTLTVSAVREALSSSDPSEGRARARPHARGATARTTVTAHAGCGTIAHAG, from the coding sequence ATGCTGTTCGGGACGGTGGCGGTGAGTGGAGCCGACGGGCGCGGCGCGGGGGACATGCTTCCCCTGCTCAAGCGCCATGAGATTCAGGTCTTGCTCTCGGTCGGCATCCCGCTTGAGGTCATCGAGGAGCGGACCGGCGCGTCGATCGCGACGATCAAGCGCATCCGCGACGAGGCGCCGGTCGAGCACGTCGACGATCGCGCCGAGCATCGCAAGCGCGGCATCGGCCGACCGTCGAAGACCGCACCGTTCGCCGACGACGTGCGCGCATGGCTGGAAGAAGAGCCGGAGCTGCCGACGCAGGAGCTGCTGCGACGCGCGCTCGACAAGGGCTACGACGGCGGCAAGAGCGCGTTCTACGCGCTGGTCGCTGCATCTCGTCCCGCGCGCACTGCGCCCGTCGTTCGGTTCGAAGGACTGCCCGGCGAGCTCTCGCAGCACGACTTCGGACACGTCGACGTGCGCTTCGTCGATGGCACGAAGAAGCGCGTTCACTTCTTCGCATCGCGCCTCAAGTACTCGCGCTTCGTCGCGGTGACGCTCGTGCCGAACGAGCGCGTCGAGACGCTGGTGCGCACGCTCGTCCGGCACTTCAACGAGTTCGGCCGCGTGCCGCTGCTCGCGGTGTTCGATCGACCGCGCACGATCGTGAGCAAGAGCGGACCTGGTCGCGAGGTAGAGCAGTTCAACACGACGTTCGCCGAAGTGATGCTCGAGCTCGGCGTCGGCGCGGAGATGTGCGCGCCGCGCAGCGGCAATCAGAAGGGCTCGGTCGAGCAGCTGGTGAAGTGGGTCAAGAGCTCGTTCTTCAAGTGGCGCAAGTTCGCGGACGAGCGCGACCTCGAAGCACAGCTCGCGGCGTGGGTGCGTCAGGTGAACTTCGAGACGCCGAGTCGCGCGACGTCGGAGATTCCGGAAGCGCGCCGTCAGAAGGAGCTGCCGCGTCTACGCCCGGTGCGCCTGACTCCCGAAACGCTGGCGCTGCGCGTGCCGGTGTTCGTCGGTCCGACCGCCGAAGTGATGTTCGAAGGACGCGCGTACTCGATGCCGCCGCAGGCCGCGAACGTGCCCGGCACTGCGTTCGTCTACGAAGATCGACTGCGCATCGTTGCGGGTCGCTACGAGGCCGAGCACGTGCGCGGCAAGCCCGGCGATCCGCCCGCGTCGCTGCCGCAGCATCGCGCCGACAAGCTCGCGGCGGTGCACGGCGCGCGAGCGCGCCTCTACGAGATGCGCGAGCAGCTCTTGCGCCTCGGCCCGGATGCGCTCGCGCTGCTCACTGCGCTCACGCACCGCGCACCGACGCGCTCTGCCGAGCACGTCGAGCGGCTCTACGCGCTGTACGAGGAGCACGACGACGACGCGATGCGCGCCGCGATCTCGCGTGCCGTCGTACGAGGCACGCTGACCGTCAGCGCCGTGCGCGAGGCACTATCGTCGAGCGACCCGAGCGAAGGTCGAGCGCGAGCTCGACCGCACGCGCGAGGCGCAACCGCGCGCACCACTGTTACCGCGCACGCTGGATGCGGGACGATCGCTCACGCTGGGTGA
- a CDS encoding RCC1 domain-containing protein, whose product MAAITLASTGGCFLSHPRHTREAGPDGGEFDREDGGSVGVDAGRVADGGDAGRRDAGSPDGGGSGCDLGTREHCSSCGDHCSWMRCRDGQCADPIQVVVGREHSCALRRDATVVCWGDNARGQLGNGRSGLRSATPLEVRVSGGTVLEGAVLLAGGYKHTCALRNDSSVWCWGSSEYGELGNGMSGPEALSPVAMPVLHRDATAFSGISAIAAKGNYTCALEADSARVWCWGANFNGELGFAPDGASHEAPIEVPGMADAVAIAAGYNHACALRADGSVWCWGYGRDGQLGNGSAAWAPASPVLSASPGTGVLDGVTAIACGGTHTCALRSGAGAELLCWGGNHLGQLGNDRRGESALRPVIANRFTVPARAFALGYSTTCVAALDGTLSCVGAGSEGQLGDGGNTSSAMPVRAELIDVLQIDISQWHVCAVTDAREAWCWGSNSHGQVGDGDPSDLDRLRPTLVASP is encoded by the coding sequence ATGGCAGCGATCACGCTCGCCAGCACCGGCGGTTGCTTCCTTTCTCACCCGCGCCACACACGCGAGGCCGGGCCTGACGGTGGCGAATTCGATCGCGAAGACGGGGGCAGCGTTGGCGTGGACGCCGGTAGGGTCGCAGACGGCGGTGATGCCGGCCGCAGGGACGCGGGTTCACCGGACGGCGGCGGCAGTGGGTGCGACCTGGGGACGCGCGAGCATTGCTCTTCGTGTGGGGACCACTGCAGTTGGATGCGGTGCAGAGATGGGCAATGCGCCGATCCCATCCAGGTCGTGGTAGGACGCGAGCACTCGTGCGCGCTACGTAGGGACGCGACGGTCGTATGCTGGGGCGACAACGCACGAGGGCAACTCGGGAACGGGAGGTCGGGGCTCCGTTCGGCGACGCCCCTAGAAGTTCGCGTGTCGGGTGGCACGGTTCTGGAGGGCGCGGTGCTGCTCGCTGGTGGCTACAAGCACACCTGCGCCCTGCGCAACGACAGTTCCGTGTGGTGTTGGGGATCGTCAGAGTACGGCGAGCTCGGGAACGGGATGTCCGGGCCGGAGGCTCTCTCGCCTGTGGCGATGCCGGTCTTGCATCGCGACGCCACAGCGTTTTCTGGAATATCCGCTATCGCCGCGAAGGGGAACTACACTTGCGCGCTGGAAGCGGACTCTGCCCGAGTCTGGTGCTGGGGAGCTAATTTCAACGGCGAGCTCGGCTTCGCTCCTGACGGGGCCTCGCACGAGGCGCCAATCGAGGTGCCGGGAATGGCTGACGCGGTGGCTATCGCGGCCGGGTACAACCACGCATGTGCACTCCGTGCCGACGGCTCGGTATGGTGTTGGGGGTATGGCAGAGATGGCCAGCTCGGGAACGGCAGCGCGGCGTGGGCGCCGGCATCACCAGTGCTGAGCGCTTCTCCTGGGACAGGCGTGCTCGACGGCGTGACGGCGATTGCCTGCGGAGGTACGCACACCTGTGCGCTTCGCAGCGGCGCCGGCGCGGAGCTTCTCTGCTGGGGCGGTAACCACCTCGGGCAGCTCGGGAACGATCGCAGAGGCGAGAGCGCTCTACGGCCGGTCATCGCAAACCGGTTCACCGTGCCGGCGCGCGCTTTTGCACTGGGCTACTCGACGACCTGCGTCGCGGCTCTAGACGGTACACTCTCGTGCGTCGGCGCGGGGTCCGAAGGGCAGCTCGGTGACGGCGGTAACACGTCCTCGGCAATGCCGGTCCGGGCGGAACTCATTGATGTTCTACAAATTGACATCAGCCAGTGGCACGTTTGCGCCGTGACCGACGCTCGCGAGGCTTGGTGCTGGGGCAGCAATAGTCACGGGCAGGTCGGGGATGGCGATCCGTCGGACTTGGACCGCCTGCGTCCAACGCTCGTTGCGTCGCCCTGA
- a CDS encoding helix-turn-helix transcriptional regulator, protein MRRADRLFSLVQLLRRRRLSTAAWLAHELEVSERTIYRDVKDLVSSGVPITGEAGVGYALERGFELPPLTFTREELVALALGTRVVLAWGDPDLARSAKTALERIRAVVPDTLRAVPEETTLSAPTFHVRTEQRRGLRELRAAIGQKRKVRLEYVRKDGRADTRVIRPLGLSFWGHAWSVTAFCELREDFRHFRLDRIAALDVLEDVFEDEPGRTLGDVLRRIEREV, encoded by the coding sequence GTGCGTCGCGCGGATCGGCTCTTCTCGTTGGTCCAGCTCCTCCGTCGGCGTCGCCTCTCCACCGCGGCGTGGCTGGCTCACGAGCTCGAGGTCTCCGAGCGCACGATCTACCGCGACGTGAAGGACCTCGTCTCGTCCGGGGTGCCGATCACCGGCGAGGCGGGTGTCGGATATGCGCTCGAGCGCGGATTCGAGCTACCGCCCCTCACGTTCACGCGCGAGGAGCTTGTCGCGCTCGCGCTTGGCACGAGAGTCGTGCTCGCGTGGGGCGATCCCGACCTGGCTCGCTCCGCGAAGACCGCGCTCGAGCGAATCCGTGCGGTCGTCCCCGACACGCTCCGAGCCGTGCCCGAAGAGACGACGCTCTCGGCGCCAACGTTCCACGTTCGCACCGAGCAGCGCCGCGGTCTCCGCGAGCTGCGCGCCGCGATAGGCCAGAAGCGCAAGGTCCGCCTCGAATACGTGAGGAAGGATGGACGTGCGGACACACGGGTGATCCGGCCGCTCGGGCTCTCGTTCTGGGGCCACGCGTGGTCGGTCACGGCGTTCTGCGAGCTGCGCGAGGACTTCCGACATTTCCGACTCGATCGAATCGCTGCGCTCGATGTGCTCGAAGACGTGTTCGAAGACGAGCCGGGCAGGACCCTCGGCGACGTCCTCCGTCGCATCGAGCGCGAGGTGTGA
- a CDS encoding formylglycine-generating enzyme family protein codes for MPYDLADDDEQATVPNRRLAALRREPFAESVGAALEVDSSSDVIGPPGMVLVTAGARQSWLDVTEVTNVDYAQFVRDGGMPPLHWCDTRPSLQSLWWPVVGISLVEAWQYAEWAGKRLPTRSEWLAAARGPGGAPFPWGGWDPQRCNCPEARFGGVCRVDRFPRSASPIGCLDLVGNVREWVCSEPDDPPVPPGHAWALGGSYRAACVRDGAIASSIVRAHSRLPDLGFRCALDA; via the coding sequence ATGCCATACGACCTGGCCGATGACGACGAGCAAGCGACCGTGCCGAACAGGCGGCTCGCCGCGCTGCGGCGAGAACCGTTCGCGGAGAGCGTCGGAGCGGCCCTCGAGGTCGACTCATCCAGTGATGTGATCGGCCCGCCCGGAATGGTGCTCGTGACCGCCGGTGCGCGGCAGTCATGGCTCGACGTAACCGAGGTGACGAATGTCGACTACGCGCAGTTCGTGCGCGATGGAGGCATGCCGCCCCTGCATTGGTGCGATACACGCCCTTCGCTTCAAAGCCTGTGGTGGCCTGTCGTTGGTATCAGCCTCGTCGAAGCGTGGCAGTACGCCGAATGGGCCGGAAAGCGGCTTCCCACGCGGAGCGAATGGCTCGCGGCTGCGCGCGGCCCGGGCGGCGCACCGTTCCCGTGGGGCGGGTGGGACCCTCAGCGCTGCAACTGCCCCGAGGCTCGTTTCGGCGGCGTCTGCCGCGTCGACCGCTTCCCGCGTAGCGCTTCGCCGATCGGCTGCCTCGATCTCGTGGGCAACGTGCGGGAGTGGGTCTGTAGCGAGCCCGATGATCCCCCGGTTCCACCCGGGCACGCGTGGGCGCTCGGAGGCTCTTACCGGGCTGCGTGCGTGCGCGACGGTGCGATCGCCTCGTCGATCGTGCGCGCGCACTCGCGTCTTCCCGATCTAGGATTCCGCTGCGCACTCGACGCATGA